CAGTGTTCCTTTTGAATTTCATGCCGGGCCAAGAATTGCCGAAGCACACACATCCAGGTACAGAAGTGTTTATTTTAACCATGCAGGGCGAAGGCACTTTCACCATTGACGGTGAAGACGTAGTGGCGGCTGCGAATGAAACAGTACATGTGAGCGGAACGGAAGAGCTTGCCTATAAAAACACTGGTTCAGAGCCAGTCACACTTTATGTTATGCTTAACAAAATTCCAGATGAGAGATTTGCACAGAATATTTAATTGCTGTGGATTAATCACAAACATCACGATAGAAGCTCAATCATGAGCGGGACATCCTCTGTTGGTCGAATAATTCATAAATGTGGTCGAATTAATTCAAAATGTGGTCGAATTATTTAGATATCCGCCAGAATAATTCAAAATGTGGTCGAATTATTTTTAAATTCACCAACAAAACTCAAGTTACACGTAAAAATAGCCCCTGCAATCTGCGCAGGGGCTTATTTTAGCCAAATATTCTATTCCAAATCTCAACGAGGAAGAAGGTTACCTCAACTTCTTCTTCTTCGCCGCCTTCATACACTGTTTTTTCGCCTTTTTTGCTTTTATTTTCATCATCCTGCTTAGCTTCTTCTGCCTCGTCTTCAACGTCAGCTTTTACATCGCCTTTGTCGTCGTTTTCATCGAAGCCTTCGCTTGTTGCTTCTCCATTTGAGAAGTCAAGGAAGCATAGTGGCGGATACAGGACGCACCACCAGTTTGCGCCTTTGCCTTCACCAATCGTGATGAGGATTGCTTCGTACTCGCCTGCCGGATATAGTAATTGACCATATAACTTAGTAGGAAACTGGACTTTATCAAACTCAGTTTTTACAGAATGATTTGAGCCTTCAGTTGCGACAACTCTTTCAGCGATTGCCTGAATTTCTGGAAGCTTGGATTTGATAACGTTCCTCGCTGCTTCAATCGAAGTCAGCTCCTGAACCCATTTCGTGATTTCTTTGTTCACTTCGTCGCGGATCAGACGTTTGATATTCTGATCCTTTTCCAGATCGCTGTCAGCTAGGATCCTCAGGCGAATCGCCTCGTTTGGGATGACCATTGCTTCCTTCGCTGTCACTTCATTTTTTGGTGTATATAAACTTAAAATAGTACCTGCACATAATAAGAATATGTATAAAATAGCTGCTGATTTTTTCATCATCATCTTTCGCACCGTCCCTTCACTAGTCACAGTGTGGACAGATTGATAGATTCTTAAACTAGTAATTTCGAAAAAATTGGACCCCTTTTTTAGGAGTCCATTTCCGCAAACACCATCCGGTCCTTGCCATTAATATCAAAGACAACCTCTACCTTGGCATGCGGGAAGGTTTTTTCCAGAAGCGCACGTACTGCTTCACCCTGGCCAGCACCGATTTCAAAGCCTACTAATGCTTTTGCCTTCAATACTAGCGGGAGTTCGTCCATGAACCGGCGATACAGGTCCAGCCCATCTTCGCCTGCAAAAAGCGCCATATGCGGCTCGTGTTCCGTCACAATGTCTGACATCCATTCCTGGTCAGCAACCGGGATATATGGCGGGTTGGAGATGACAGCATCGACTTTTTTTCCCTGTAAAATCAGCGGCTGCAAGAGATCTCCATGTAAAAATTCAATTTCCCCATCAAGTTCGCTGGCATTTTTCCGCGCCACCTCGAGGGCTTCTTTTGAGAGGTCAACCGCAGTTACCTTCATTTCTGGTTTTTCCAACTTCAAGGTAACCGATATAGCTCCGCTCCCGGTACCGACATCGATAAGGTCAATTTGATCATTCTCCGGAAAAAGTCTGTTCAGACGCTGAAGCGTTCCATATACAAGCTCCTCCGTCTCCGGCCTTGGAATCAGCACATGCTCATTCACGTTGAAGCGGCGGCCGTAAAACTCCTCGCTGCCAATGATATATTGAATCGGCTCGCCAGCTGCATGCCTTTTTACAACAGTCTGGAACCTAGTCCACACTTCCCCATCAAGTTCGTCACGCATCATCGCGAGCATTGACGTTCGGGATAGGCCGGAATAGTGCCGCAGCAATAGTTCACCAGCGAACTCCTCACGATTATGTTCTTTTAAAAAAGAAGAAGCCCAATTGAGGGCTTCAAATATTTTCACATTAGTCATTGTTGGCACTCTCAAGTCTTTGAGATTGGTCTTCCATAATTAGCGCTTCGATGATCTCATCCATCTTGCCCTGAAGGATCTGGTCAAGCTTCTGGATTGTCAGGCCGATACGGTGGTCGGTCACGCGATTTTGCGGGAAGTTATACGTACGGATACGCTCTGAGCGGTCTCCTGTACCTACAGCTGACTTACGGACCTGGTCATACTCCGCCTGCGCTTCCTGCTGGAACTTGTCATAAACACGGGCACGAAGTACCTTCATCGCCTTGTCTTTGTTCTTATGCTGTGATTTTTCATCCTGACATGATACAACAATTCCTGTTGGAATATGCGTCAGACGTACAGCTGACATTGTCGTGTTAACAGACTGTCCACCGGCACCGCTCGATGCAAAAGCATCAAAACGAATGTCTTTATCATGAAGCTCGATTTCCACTTCTTCCGCTTCAGGAAGACATGCAACGGTCGCTGTAGAAGTATGGATACGGCCGCCTGATTCCGTTTCTGGCACACGCTGTACGCGGTGCGCACCGTTTTCGAATTTCATTTTAGAATAAGCGCCATTACCATTGATCATAAAGATGATTTCCTTGAAACCGCCCACACCAGTCGTGCTGGCATCGATGACTTCCGTTTTCCAGCCTTGTGATTCGGCATAACGGCTGTACATCCTGTAAAGGTCACCCGCAAACAGGGCAGCTTCATCGCCGCCTGCAGCGCCGCGGATTTCCATGATAACGTTCTTGTCATCATTAGGGTCTTTAGGGATAAGAAGAATCTTGATACGAGCTTCAAGTTCCTCAATTTGAGGTTCAAGCTCAGAGATTTCTTCCTTTACCATCTCACGCATCTCTGCATCAAGCTTATCCTCGAGCATCGCTTTCGCATCTGTCAACTGCTCTTTAACTTCTTTATACTCACGATAAGCCATGACTGTTTCCTGGATATCAGACTGCTCCTTTGAATACTCACGGAGCTTTTTCGAGTCATTGACAACTTCCGGGTCACTCAATAGCTCATTCAATCTTTCATAACGATCCTCAACTGCTTGAAGACGATCAAACACGGACACTCACCTCTATTTTTATAGCCTTGAAAATTGGATTATAAATTTATTCTTGCCTGTGTATTTCCGCAACAGGTCTGATAGTTCAACATAGCATAACATTCTAATTATAGTATAGGTGGCACACTCAGTCAAAGCCATTGTGACTAGAAAAGCGGAAGCGCCTCGGTCAGCCCCGACAAGCGCTGGAGGGCCGACCAGTGAAGTCGCTCTTTGACTTCATTGGGCGGACCGAAAACGAAAAGCGGAGGCGACTGCCCAACTCCGACAAGCGCTGGAGGGCCTGACAGTGAAGTCGTTCTTTGACTTCATTGGCAGGACCGAAGCGACTCGAGGAGTTAGGAGCCGCAGCTAGACAAGCGACTCGAGGGGCTTGGCGCTGGAGCTAGACACTAATGGAAAAGCGCAAGTGCGCCTTGTATATTTATTTTATGTATAACGGAAAAACTTGAACGTCTTGTACGGGCATCAGAAAAAGCATGCCCTATTTACGAGCATGCTGGTGTTCTCCAGTGTTTTATTCAATATCAACGTTAATGTCGTAACGCGGCAATGCTCTTGTCAGCTTCTCCTGCAAGGTCTTTTGCGCATTGTTACGATCTTTTCTGGTTACGCGCCCTTGAAGTTGTGCGGTTACGTTCATTTCACCGCCGTTAATCCAGATGGAACCCGGTTCATAGCCAGCATCCGAAATGACGTCCTTCGCTTTTTGGACATCCTGGGAAAAACTATGGTGGTTCTCGTTATCGGTATTCAGCAAATTCGGGTTTTGATCGGTCATTGTCATGCCGTCATCCTGGTCCCTCGTGAAATTAGGTCCATCTCCTTCGCGGACACCGTCATCATCCCTGTTCAGGTCCATGCCAGCCTGGTCTTGGTCTTTGTCATAAACTGATTCGGTATTGTCCTGGCCACATCCTGCAACCATAACCACCGCAAACATAAGCAACATGAGTAATTTTTTCAAATTATGGCACCTCCCGTGGTTATCTTGCCCTATGGAGGTATCAACCATGCTCTAAATAGTCTCTTTTTTAGCGAAATCAGCTGCTGGAAAAATTTTTCTCTTACTCATCAGCTTTAATTGCACGGTACATAGCGAAAATTGCACGTTCAAAGCCATTAATTGCACGCTCAATTGTTATAATTGCACCGATAAGTTACGTAATTGCACGTTCATCCAATATCAGGGAAATTCCACCCTGCAGAATTAAAAAAATCCCCCCGCACCCGGGAGGATTCATCATTATGTTAAGCTTTCAGTCGTTTTCTCGATTTTAAGCTCGTTTGGTGATTTTGGAACTTCATGATGGTGTCTGCATCGTGGTTCGTATGATTCGGATGCGCCAACGAGAATGATTGGATCATCATATGAGGCTGGCTTGCCGTTAATCAAACGCTGTGTACGGCTGGATGGCGATCCACATACCGCACAAACAGCCTGAAGCTTGGTCACATTTTCTGCAACGGCCATCAACGCAGGCATCTGGCCGAATGGTTCTCCGCGGAAATCCTGGTCAAGTCCGGCAACGATGACGCGGTAGCCGCTGTCTGCAAGATGCTGGATCACCTGCAGGATTTCATTGTCAAAAAATTGCACTTCATCAATGGCAATGACATCGATTTCAGGGTTGATATGCTTGAAAATATCAATAGAGTTGGCAATAGGCTTTGCAGTAACTGCAGTTCCGTTGTGTGATACAACCGATTCTTCGC
This window of the Mesobacillus jeotgali genome carries:
- a CDS encoding cupin domain-containing protein; amino-acid sequence: MMEKQSLTQYQEFSEERFTKRIVFKKGESTVFLLNFMPGQELPKHTHPGTEVFILTMQGEGTFTIDGEDVVAAANETVHVSGTEELAYKNTGSEPVTLYVMLNKIPDERFAQNI
- the spoIIR gene encoding stage II sporulation protein R, whose product is MMKKSAAILYIFLLCAGTILSLYTPKNEVTAKEAMVIPNEAIRLRILADSDLEKDQNIKRLIRDEVNKEITKWVQELTSIEAARNVIKSKLPEIQAIAERVVATEGSNHSVKTEFDKVQFPTKLYGQLLYPAGEYEAILITIGEGKGANWWCVLYPPLCFLDFSNGEATSEGFDENDDKGDVKADVEDEAEEAKQDDENKSKKGEKTVYEGGEEEEVEVTFFLVEIWNRIFG
- the prmC gene encoding peptide chain release factor N(5)-glutamine methyltransferase produces the protein MTNVKIFEALNWASSFLKEHNREEFAGELLLRHYSGLSRTSMLAMMRDELDGEVWTRFQTVVKRHAAGEPIQYIIGSEEFYGRRFNVNEHVLIPRPETEELVYGTLQRLNRLFPENDQIDLIDVGTGSGAISVTLKLEKPEMKVTAVDLSKEALEVARKNASELDGEIEFLHGDLLQPLILQGKKVDAVISNPPYIPVADQEWMSDIVTEHEPHMALFAGEDGLDLYRRFMDELPLVLKAKALVGFEIGAGQGEAVRALLEKTFPHAKVEVVFDINGKDRMVFAEMDS
- the prfA gene encoding peptide chain release factor 1 is translated as MFDRLQAVEDRYERLNELLSDPEVVNDSKKLREYSKEQSDIQETVMAYREYKEVKEQLTDAKAMLEDKLDAEMREMVKEEISELEPQIEELEARIKILLIPKDPNDDKNVIMEIRGAAGGDEAALFAGDLYRMYSRYAESQGWKTEVIDASTTGVGGFKEIIFMINGNGAYSKMKFENGAHRVQRVPETESGGRIHTSTATVACLPEAEEVEIELHDKDIRFDAFASSGAGGQSVNTTMSAVRLTHIPTGIVVSCQDEKSQHKNKDKAMKVLRARVYDKFQQEAQAEYDQVRKSAVGTGDRSERIRTYNFPQNRVTDHRIGLTIQKLDQILQGKMDEIIEALIMEDQSQRLESANND
- a CDS encoding thymidine kinase, translated to MYVMKQSGWIELICGSMFSGKSEELIRRVRRTQFAKQKIAVFKPAIDNRYSEESVVSHNGTAVTAKPIANSIDIFKHINPEIDVIAIDEVQFFDNEILQVIQHLADSGYRVIVAGLDQDFRGEPFGQMPALMAVAENVTKLQAVCAVCGSPSSRTQRLINGKPASYDDPIILVGASESYEPRCRHHHEVPKSPNELKIEKTTESLT